In Pedobacter sp. WC2423, the following are encoded in one genomic region:
- a CDS encoding aldose epimerase family protein has translation MKFTYITILAIAGTTFASCNSETKSTQVLDTVQTVKLSADSFKRTTDGQETGLYVLKNAKHAEAVFTNYGGRLVSLLIPDKTGKLTDVVVGFNSVNAYEKSTEPYFGATIGRYGNRIAKGKFSLDGKSYTLFTNNGQNTLHGGKKGYQYVVWDAKQPNEHTVEFHYLSKDMEEGFPGNLTVKVTYTLTDDNELKMDYEATTDKPTVVNLTNHAFFNLNGEGSGKILGHKLQIYADGYTPVDSALIPTGKIEKVAGTPFDFSKPFTIGARIDDKNEQLSYGKGYDHNFVLNKTEGMGMFHAATVQGDKSGIVMDIYTTEPGLQFYSGNFMQGKNTFKGGTRDDFRTAIALETQHFPDSPNQAAFPSTVLKPGQTYKTSSIYKFSSP, from the coding sequence ATGAAGTTTACTTACATCACTATTTTAGCAATTGCGGGGACAACTTTTGCTTCCTGTAATTCAGAAACTAAATCAACGCAGGTATTGGACACCGTGCAAACGGTTAAGCTTTCGGCAGATTCTTTCAAAAGAACTACAGATGGTCAGGAAACAGGGCTTTACGTCTTGAAAAATGCTAAACATGCAGAAGCTGTATTTACCAATTATGGAGGTAGGCTGGTTAGTTTGCTGATTCCTGACAAAACTGGGAAATTAACGGATGTAGTAGTCGGTTTCAATAGTGTGAATGCGTATGAGAAATCTACAGAGCCCTATTTCGGCGCAACGATTGGACGTTATGGTAACCGGATTGCCAAAGGTAAATTCAGTTTGGACGGTAAATCTTATACTTTATTCACCAACAATGGACAGAATACATTGCATGGGGGTAAAAAGGGGTATCAGTATGTGGTCTGGGATGCAAAGCAACCGAATGAACATACCGTTGAATTTCATTATTTATCAAAAGATATGGAAGAAGGTTTTCCTGGTAATTTAACCGTTAAAGTAACCTATACGTTAACTGATGATAATGAGTTGAAAATGGATTATGAAGCTACAACGGATAAGCCAACTGTGGTAAATTTGACCAATCATGCATTTTTTAACCTGAATGGCGAAGGAAGCGGTAAAATTCTGGGGCACAAGCTACAGATTTATGCAGATGGATATACTCCGGTCGATTCTGCTTTAATCCCAACGGGTAAGATTGAAAAGGTGGCTGGAACTCCATTCGATTTCTCTAAACCATTTACTATAGGAGCCAGGATCGACGATAAAAATGAACAATTAAGCTATGGTAAAGGTTATGACCATAACTTTGTGTTGAATAAAACAGAAGGAATGGGCATGTTTCATGCAGCTACTGTTCAGGGTGATAAATCTGGTATTGTGATGGATATTTATACCACTGAGCCTGGATTACAATTTTACAGCGGTAATTTTATGCAAGGTAAAAATACCTTTAAAGGTGGTACAAGAGATGACTTTAGAACGGCAATTGCATTGGAAACTCAGCATTTCCCGGATTCTCCAAACCAGGCTGCTTTTCCTTCCACAGTACTTAAGCCTGGACAAACTTATAAAACGAGTTCAATTTATAAGTTTTCAAGTCCTTAA
- a CDS encoding helix-turn-helix domain-containing protein produces MNSINTLSEFHRLLSLTEPHHPLVSVINLAESVFLEDEIWKGFVNRFYCVALKREAKGKIRYGQQHYDYDKGVLSFTAPNQVQQLDLQNMECGSGYLLIFHPDFLLQHALANSIHHYGFFDYAVNEALHLSAGEEDDLITILHKIDKECQHIDKHTQEIILTQIESLLKYSNRFYERQFLTRKNNNSALLTRFEQLIDAYFNSDVQGLLTVQYIAAQMNLSPNYLSDLLRVHTGQNTQQHIHEKLIAKAKEKLSTTSLSVSEIAYALGFEHAQSFSTLFKKKTNLSPLEFRQAFN; encoded by the coding sequence ATGAACTCGATTAACACCTTATCTGAATTTCACCGTTTGTTGTCCTTAACAGAACCTCACCACCCGCTGGTGAGCGTGATCAATCTGGCGGAAAGTGTTTTTTTGGAAGACGAGATCTGGAAAGGTTTCGTTAACCGCTTTTATTGCGTGGCGCTCAAACGCGAGGCCAAAGGCAAAATCAGATATGGACAGCAGCATTATGATTACGATAAAGGAGTACTGAGTTTTACCGCGCCTAATCAGGTGCAGCAACTGGACCTGCAGAATATGGAATGCGGGTCTGGTTATCTCCTGATCTTTCACCCGGACTTCCTGTTACAGCATGCGCTGGCAAACAGCATTCATCACTATGGCTTTTTCGATTACGCGGTTAACGAGGCGCTGCATCTGTCGGCCGGGGAAGAAGATGACCTGATCACGATCCTCCATAAAATTGATAAGGAGTGCCAGCATATTGATAAACACACCCAGGAGATCATTCTGACGCAGATCGAGAGCTTGCTAAAATACTCCAACCGTTTTTATGAGCGGCAGTTTTTGACCCGCAAGAATAATAATTCAGCGCTGCTGACCAGGTTTGAGCAGTTGATCGATGCCTACTTTAACAGCGACGTACAGGGTTTGCTCACCGTACAATACATTGCTGCACAGATGAACCTGTCGCCGAATTACCTGAGTGACCTGCTTCGGGTTCATACCGGGCAGAACACACAGCAGCATATTCATGAAAAACTGATCGCGAAAGCCAAAGAAAAACTTTCAACGACCAGTCTTTCGGTCAGCGAGATCGCCTATGCTCTGGGATTTGAGCATGCGCAATCCTTTAGCACGCTTTTCAAAAAGAAGACGAATTTATCACCGCTGGAATTTCGTCAGGCTTTTAACTGA
- a CDS encoding aldo/keto reductase, producing the protein MEIKQIALGSQGLVVPLIGLGCMGMTGFEEAHMYGPADEQEAIATIQRSLESGGNFLDTADLYGPLKNEQLIAKAISGKRDQYILASKFGWEIDDNNKVTWAINGKKDYVKKAVERSLKNLNTDYIDLYYLHRLDKNTPIEETVEAMAELVQEGKVGYIGLSEVSSETVKRAHAVHPVTAVQSEYSLFERTVEERGVLATLKELGIGFVAYSPLGRGFLSGQIKSIGDLPEHDFRRAIPRFQGVQFDKNIELVKAIEVMAATKNVTSSQLALAWIMSKGIVPIPGTKRRKYLEQNMAATTIVLTQADLSQLESIVPLGTDTGAPYDEFSMGLID; encoded by the coding sequence ATGGAAATAAAACAAATAGCATTGGGCAGCCAGGGTTTGGTTGTGCCTTTGATCGGTCTGGGTTGTATGGGGATGACGGGTTTTGAAGAGGCACATATGTATGGTCCTGCGGATGAGCAGGAAGCCATCGCAACGATCCAGCGTTCGCTTGAGTCAGGAGGTAATTTTTTAGATACTGCCGATCTGTACGGACCGCTGAAGAATGAGCAGCTGATCGCTAAAGCGATCAGTGGTAAACGTGATCAGTATATTTTGGCAAGCAAGTTTGGCTGGGAGATCGATGATAACAATAAGGTAACCTGGGCCATCAATGGTAAAAAAGATTATGTGAAGAAAGCTGTGGAGCGTTCGCTCAAAAACCTGAATACGGATTACATTGATCTGTATTACCTGCACCGTCTGGATAAAAATACGCCGATCGAGGAAACAGTTGAGGCGATGGCTGAGCTGGTTCAGGAAGGTAAAGTGGGTTATATCGGGTTGTCGGAAGTTTCGTCTGAAACGGTTAAGCGGGCGCATGCCGTACATCCGGTCACTGCCGTACAAAGCGAGTATTCTTTGTTCGAGCGAACGGTGGAAGAACGTGGGGTTTTGGCAACCTTAAAGGAACTGGGTATTGGTTTTGTAGCTTACTCACCGCTGGGCCGCGGATTCTTATCCGGACAGATCAAAAGTATCGGCGACCTGCCTGAGCATGATTTCCGCAGGGCAATCCCGCGTTTCCAGGGCGTACAGTTCGACAAGAATATTGAATTGGTGAAAGCTATCGAAGTAATGGCCGCAACCAAAAATGTTACTTCTTCGCAGCTGGCTTTGGCCTGGATCATGAGCAAAGGCATTGTGCCGATCCCTGGAACGAAACGCCGGAAGTACCTGGAGCAAAACATGGCGGCAACAACTATTGTATTAACTCAGGCAGATCTATCACAACTGGAAAGCATTGTGCCTTTAGGTACGGATACCGGCGCGCCTTATGATGAGTTCAGTATGGGTTTAATTGATTAA
- a CDS encoding sensor histidine kinase: protein MQQTIGDNIFLLIILCTGGISLLVVSFVILFINNQKKLLKNRQQIHEAEMSYQKELMRVVLQSQEEERKRIGQDLHDDVGGSLSNLRMLINREDLAEKQGVGAIMAAHKLLIDKIIQDVRNISHNLSPPALALFGFTVALEELLDSINDEDGSLINIINAAEAITDKLPYDMALALIRVLQELISNTVKHGSAKRIEISIFMENGLLAIQYRDEGIGYDPGDQKNRKGMGMQNIESRLNMIDATYTVKTAPGAGFSMFIVLNSLLV from the coding sequence ATGCAGCAAACAATAGGGGATAATATTTTTCTGTTAATCATTTTGTGCACCGGTGGTATTTCTCTGCTGGTGGTCTCATTTGTGATTTTATTTATAAATAATCAGAAAAAATTACTCAAGAACAGACAGCAGATTCATGAGGCAGAAATGAGTTATCAAAAAGAATTGATGCGGGTGGTATTACAATCACAAGAGGAAGAAAGAAAGCGTATCGGTCAGGATTTACATGATGATGTTGGCGGTTCTTTGTCAAATTTACGCATGTTAATTAACCGGGAGGATCTTGCTGAAAAACAAGGGGTTGGAGCTATAATGGCTGCTCATAAACTGTTAATTGATAAAATTATACAGGATGTACGTAACATATCGCATAATTTATCACCTCCTGCTTTAGCATTATTTGGTTTTACGGTAGCGCTGGAAGAATTACTTGATAGCATAAATGATGAAGATGGTTCATTGATAAACATTATTAATGCTGCAGAGGCTATTACAGATAAATTACCATACGATATGGCATTAGCCTTAATCAGGGTATTACAAGAGCTTATTTCCAATACGGTTAAGCATGGGAGTGCAAAACGGATAGAGATATCCATTTTCATGGAAAATGGTTTATTAGCTATCCAATACAGGGATGAAGGAATAGGGTATGATCCTGGGGATCAGAAGAACAGAAAAGGAATGGGGATGCAAAATATAGAAAGCAGGTTAAATATGATCGATGCGACTTATACGGTGAAAACTGCTCCGGGAGCTGGATTCTCTATGTTTATCGTGTTGAACAGTTTATTAGTTTAG
- a CDS encoding response regulator — translation MMSDKIRIAVVDDQHLFREGLVNLLSSKVDYQLVAQAENGKVFLEQLGGLESLPDVALIDMNMPEMNGVELNAVLHKDYPSIKVIILSVHGEERYLSKMIEAGACCYLIKNCETSELFSAIHNTYHVGFHFNIETLNAMRNAARYRKQGLKSVSSIPINLSERETTILKMICDELTNVEISEKLFLSSRTVDGHRTNLLIKTGCKNTAGLVIFAIKYGIFEVKF, via the coding sequence ATGATGTCAGACAAAATACGGATTGCCGTTGTTGATGACCAGCACTTATTTCGGGAAGGGCTGGTTAATCTTTTAAGTAGTAAAGTTGATTACCAGCTGGTGGCCCAGGCTGAAAATGGGAAGGTTTTTTTAGAACAGCTTGGCGGGCTGGAAAGTCTTCCTGATGTGGCATTGATTGATATGAATATGCCCGAAATGAACGGGGTTGAACTGAATGCAGTTTTGCATAAAGATTATCCTTCGATAAAAGTGATCATACTTTCTGTGCATGGTGAAGAGCGTTATCTAAGTAAAATGATAGAGGCCGGAGCCTGCTGTTATCTGATCAAGAATTGTGAAACCAGCGAATTGTTTTCGGCTATTCATAATACCTATCACGTTGGCTTTCATTTTAATATTGAAACTTTAAATGCGATGCGCAACGCGGCCAGATACCGCAAGCAGGGTTTGAAAAGTGTAAGCAGTATACCCATCAATCTTTCGGAGCGGGAAACTACCATCTTAAAGATGATCTGTGATGAACTGACCAATGTTGAAATCTCTGAAAAACTGTTTCTCAGCAGTCGTACTGTTGACGGACACCGGACAAACCTGTTAATAAAAACAGGTTGTAAAAACACAGCCGGCTTAGTCATCTTTGCCATCAAGTATGGCATCTTCGAAGTCAAATTTTAA
- a CDS encoding rhamnogalacturonan acetylesterase, with translation MKRLALPLIYLLAITPLILLMSFYWPAKNITVYLAGDSTMSDKNIRAYPETGWGMPFALFFDSTVIIKNIAKNGRSTKTFITEGLWKQISDQLKADDYVFIQFGHNDESKAKSSYTPEADYQNNLRLFIKETRTKNAVPILITPVSRRKFNATGQIEETHLIYSALVREVAQEQQVQLIDLDKESRALFQELGPENSKMLFNQLKAGENPNYPEGKTDNTHFNEMGARKIAEIVLREIKKQHLSLADRIYKK, from the coding sequence ATGAAAAGATTAGCACTGCCTTTAATTTACCTTCTCGCCATAACTCCTTTAATCCTGCTGATGTCTTTCTATTGGCCTGCTAAAAACATAACCGTTTATCTTGCAGGAGATTCAACTATGTCTGATAAAAACATCAGGGCTTATCCCGAAACTGGCTGGGGTATGCCTTTTGCCCTATTCTTTGATTCTACAGTTATCATAAAAAATATAGCCAAAAATGGCAGAAGCACTAAAACCTTTATTACTGAAGGTTTATGGAAACAGATTTCCGATCAGTTAAAAGCAGACGATTATGTATTTATTCAATTTGGGCATAATGATGAATCAAAGGCAAAATCCAGCTACACTCCTGAAGCTGATTACCAAAACAACCTGCGGTTATTTATCAAAGAAACAAGGACGAAAAATGCGGTTCCGATATTAATTACTCCTGTATCACGCCGTAAATTTAATGCCACCGGTCAAATTGAAGAAACACACCTCATTTATTCAGCACTGGTACGCGAGGTTGCGCAAGAACAACAAGTACAATTAATTGATCTGGACAAAGAAAGCCGGGCATTGTTTCAGGAACTGGGCCCGGAAAACTCAAAAATGCTCTTTAATCAGTTAAAAGCTGGTGAAAATCCCAATTATCCGGAAGGAAAAACAGATAATACCCATTTCAACGAAATGGGTGCCCGTAAAATTGCAGAAATCGTACTGCGTGAAATCAAAAAACAACATTTAAGTCTGGCAGACCGGATTTATAAAAAATAG
- a CDS encoding DUF6377 domain-containing protein — MISLNSMKHLVLHLTLLFIGCLYSAAQSPAREIEKLKLVLKEKSQLDAQKQKRIDFLKASLTHKELDLNDEYVVCLKLYNEYKSFRYDKAFYYAHQLQRISNELKDPAKIAYAKLKLGFILLSSGMFKETFDSLSTLKLKHLPDSVKREYYLLSARTYYDLADFDQDDYYTRIYKTKASLYVDSALKLCDNHSFDYAYYSGLKLIKAGDLKQAIPKLKSLIYSKRLSEHEYAITASTLSDIYIQYHQPDRAIKLLINASIADIKSSTKEAAAMLNLAQLLNKKTHIEDAYLLIKAAMDDAVYYGARQRKVQVSAILPVIASAKILHEQEQKQMLFFYCALLTVLSITIIVFAIIIYKQLKRIKAADKLVLQANARLRNTIEKLNEAEKIKEEYIGYYLHIISDYLNKLEKIKSSITQRLTTKKFGEIKVLVGNINLKKEREELFSNFDKAFLKLFPNFVTEFNTLFPVEYQVRLLPHQLLNTDLRIFALIRLGVNDPDKLARILEYSLNTIYNYRTRIKNKSIHPDKFEIAIMAIKAI, encoded by the coding sequence ATGATTAGCTTAAATAGTATGAAACACCTGGTACTTCATCTAACCTTATTGTTTATCGGTTGCCTTTACTCTGCCGCCCAATCTCCTGCAAGGGAAATAGAAAAACTTAAACTTGTTTTAAAGGAGAAGTCACAATTAGATGCACAAAAACAAAAACGTATTGACTTTCTGAAAGCTTCACTGACACACAAAGAATTGGATTTAAACGATGAATATGTGGTCTGCCTTAAGCTATACAATGAATATAAATCTTTCAGATATGATAAAGCATTTTATTACGCTCATCAGTTACAACGCATCAGTAATGAACTGAAAGATCCAGCTAAAATTGCCTATGCCAAGTTAAAACTGGGTTTTATCTTACTTTCTTCGGGTATGTTTAAAGAAACTTTTGATTCACTGAGTACTTTAAAGCTCAAACATCTGCCCGACTCAGTTAAAAGAGAATATTACTTGCTTAGCGCAAGAACTTATTATGATCTTGCAGATTTTGACCAGGATGATTATTACACCAGGATCTACAAGACCAAAGCCAGCCTTTACGTGGACTCTGCACTTAAACTATGTGACAATCATTCTTTTGATTATGCTTATTATAGCGGTTTAAAATTGATTAAAGCGGGTGATCTTAAGCAGGCTATTCCTAAACTTAAATCACTGATTTATAGCAAGCGGTTATCTGAGCATGAGTATGCAATTACCGCCTCTACATTAAGTGATATATACATCCAGTACCACCAACCTGACAGGGCCATCAAATTGTTAATCAATGCTTCGATAGCCGACATCAAATCATCTACAAAAGAAGCTGCAGCCATGTTAAACCTCGCTCAGCTCCTGAATAAAAAAACGCATATAGAAGATGCTTACCTTTTGATCAAAGCAGCTATGGATGATGCGGTTTACTACGGTGCCAGACAGCGCAAAGTACAAGTAAGCGCTATTTTACCAGTCATTGCCAGTGCAAAAATCTTACACGAGCAGGAGCAAAAACAAATGTTGTTTTTTTATTGCGCACTGTTAACTGTCTTATCAATTACAATTATTGTTTTTGCCATCATCATTTACAAGCAGCTCAAAAGGATCAAAGCAGCTGACAAACTGGTTTTACAGGCAAATGCCAGGCTGAGGAATACAATAGAAAAACTGAACGAAGCAGAAAAGATCAAAGAAGAATATATAGGATATTATCTTCATATCATTTCTGATTACCTGAACAAACTGGAAAAGATTAAAAGTTCCATTACCCAAAGGCTTACGACTAAAAAATTCGGGGAGATCAAGGTATTGGTGGGCAATATCAATCTGAAAAAAGAGCGTGAAGAATTATTCAGCAATTTTGATAAAGCATTCCTGAAACTCTTTCCGAATTTTGTTACCGAATTCAATACCCTTTTCCCGGTGGAATATCAGGTCAGACTGCTACCCCATCAATTATTAAACACAGATTTAAGAATATTTGCGCTTATTCGTCTGGGCGTGAATGATCCGGATAAACTGGCCCGTATCCTGGAATATTCTTTAAATACAATTTATAATTACCGGACAAGGATTAAGAATAAATCAATTCATCCGGATAAGTTTGAAATCGCGATTATGGCTATAAAAGCTATATAG